One genomic segment of Mesoterricola silvestris includes these proteins:
- a CDS encoding M28 family peptidase, translating into MAPVTPRILPALLAFTLLHGEAPVVKEAPIRAHLAFLADDLLEGRGTGQRGGDLAVAYLEAQLGALGLKPANGASFRQRIDVLGTRTLPARSSITFHGPGGDLAPAFMDDLVASSGQGVPEAAFEAPVLFVGFGIDAPDERWDDYKGVDCRGRLLLMLVNEPPPTTAEPGLFEGPGLSRHGRWTTKFEEAARRGAAGVLLVHTDASATYGWSVVTAGFQGEKFMVASGPRLAPLQGWVTEAFARRLAQAGGQDLDALRRRASTRDFRPVPLRLTAKARLESAVRTFPQYNVAALLPGTDLADEAVVYSAHWDHLGLQEGRIYNGAVDNASAVASLLALAQASVDRPARRTQIFLFTCGEEQGLLGAEGYVRHPLWPLAKTVADLNLESLNWVGPTRDIEFLGGERSTLIDLGRTVAARLGMTLRRPEPDTQGLYFRSDHYPFARAGIPALSPGFSLAGQRDYLEAPEASRAKALSYLGVYHRPTDRYDPAWDLRGMVQQAQFILDLGRAIADAPERPVWRKP; encoded by the coding sequence ATGGCCCCTGTGACCCCGCGGATCCTGCCCGCCCTTCTCGCGTTCACCCTCCTCCACGGGGAGGCCCCGGTCGTGAAGGAGGCCCCCATCCGGGCCCACCTGGCCTTCCTGGCCGACGACCTCCTGGAGGGCCGGGGCACGGGGCAGCGCGGCGGCGATCTCGCCGTGGCCTACCTGGAGGCGCAGCTGGGCGCCCTGGGCCTCAAGCCCGCCAACGGCGCCAGCTTCCGCCAGCGCATCGACGTGCTGGGGACGCGCACCCTCCCCGCCCGCAGCTCCATCACCTTCCACGGCCCCGGCGGGGACCTGGCGCCCGCGTTCATGGACGACCTGGTGGCCAGCAGCGGCCAGGGCGTCCCCGAGGCCGCCTTCGAGGCCCCCGTGCTCTTCGTGGGCTTCGGCATCGACGCGCCCGATGAGCGCTGGGACGACTACAAGGGCGTGGACTGCCGGGGCAGGCTGCTCCTCATGCTCGTGAACGAGCCGCCCCCCACCACGGCCGAGCCCGGGCTCTTCGAGGGCCCCGGGCTGAGCCGCCACGGCCGCTGGACCACCAAGTTCGAGGAGGCCGCCCGCAGGGGCGCCGCCGGCGTCCTGCTGGTGCACACGGACGCCTCGGCCACCTACGGGTGGTCCGTGGTGACCGCGGGCTTCCAGGGGGAGAAGTTCATGGTGGCCTCCGGCCCCCGTCTCGCGCCCCTGCAGGGCTGGGTCACCGAGGCCTTCGCGCGCCGCCTGGCCCAGGCCGGGGGCCAGGACCTGGACGCCCTGCGCCGCCGGGCCTCCACCCGGGACTTCCGGCCCGTGCCCCTGCGGCTCACCGCCAAGGCCCGCCTGGAAAGCGCCGTGCGCACCTTCCCCCAGTACAACGTCGCGGCCCTCCTCCCCGGCACCGATCTCGCGGATGAAGCCGTGGTCTACTCCGCCCACTGGGACCACCTGGGCCTCCAGGAGGGCCGCATCTACAACGGCGCCGTGGACAACGCGTCGGCCGTGGCCTCGCTGCTGGCCCTGGCCCAGGCCTCCGTGGACCGCCCCGCCCGGCGCACCCAGATCTTCCTGTTCACCTGCGGCGAGGAGCAGGGCCTCCTGGGCGCCGAGGGCTACGTGCGCCACCCCCTGTGGCCCCTGGCGAAGACCGTGGCCGACCTGAACCTGGAAAGCCTCAACTGGGTGGGCCCCACCCGGGATATCGAATTCCTGGGCGGGGAGCGCAGCACCCTCATCGACCTGGGCCGCACCGTCGCGGCGCGCCTGGGCATGACCCTGCGCAGGCCCGAGCCCGACACCCAGGGCCTCTACTTCCGCAGCGACCACTACCCCTTCGCCAGGGCCGGCATCCCCGCCCTGAGCCCCGGCTTCAGCCTCGCGGGCCAGCGGGACTACCTGGAGGCCCCCGAGGCCTCCCGCGCCAAGGCCCTCTCCTACCTGGGCGTCTACCACCGCCCCACGGACCGCTACGACCCCGCCTGGGACCTGCGCGGCATGGTGCAGCAGGCCCAGTTCATCCTAGACCTCGGCCGCGCCATCGCGGACGCGCCGGAGCGGCCGGTGTGGAGAAAACCGTAG
- a CDS encoding L-threonylcarbamoyladenylate synthase, translated as MILSLHPVNPQQRHLEQVAEVLSRDGVIAYPTDTLYGLGCLVSRKKAVDRIQAMKGRDPKKPMSILCSDMEMLCRYTRHLDTPTFRILKQMFPGPYTAVLPCSREVPRHLQSKRTVGLRIPDHTFCRAIARLVGEPIITTSCNVSGEEPLTTSWEIQEALGHLLDLVVDCGDPAGLASTVVDLTGDEPVLLRQGAGPWPL; from the coding sequence ATGATCCTCTCCCTCCACCCCGTGAATCCCCAGCAGCGCCACCTGGAACAGGTGGCCGAAGTCCTCTCCCGGGACGGCGTCATCGCCTACCCCACCGACACGCTGTACGGCCTGGGCTGCCTCGTGTCGCGCAAGAAGGCCGTGGACCGCATCCAGGCCATGAAGGGCCGCGATCCCAAGAAGCCCATGTCCATCCTCTGCTCCGACATGGAAATGCTCTGCCGGTACACGCGCCACCTGGACACCCCCACCTTCCGCATCCTCAAGCAGATGTTCCCGGGCCCCTACACCGCGGTGCTCCCCTGCAGCCGCGAGGTGCCGCGCCACCTCCAGAGCAAGCGCACCGTGGGCCTGCGCATCCCGGACCACACCTTCTGCCGCGCCATCGCGCGCCTCGTGGGCGAACCCATCATCACCACCAGCTGCAACGTCTCCGGCGAGGAGCCCCTGACCACCTCCTGGGAGATCCAGGAGGCCCTGGGCCACCTGCTGGACCTGGTGGTGGACTGCGGGGATCCCGCGGGGCTGGCCTCCACCGTCGTGGACCTCACCGGGGACGAGCCCGTCCTCCTGCGCCAGGGAGCGGGCCCATGGCCCCTGTGA
- a CDS encoding NUDIX domain-containing protein yields the protein MSLPPLSVPADPNPYRVTDRKLLYDSPWIRLREDRAEHRAGGRCLYAVCGFRRTACGVLALDAQDRVVLVGQWRYPLEAYTWELPEGGGEAHESPFESIRRELAEEAGLVAATWEPLAFFHTSNSSTDEETFLFLASDLGPSDGRHGPEDTEELTCRREPFEQCVARVLSGEITDSLTVVALLALKARRDGAAGVLDPVLAERFFQRPDRHPSAGRARWDNLEPS from the coding sequence GTGAGCCTCCCGCCCCTTTCCGTCCCCGCCGACCCCAACCCCTACCGGGTGACGGACCGCAAGCTCCTCTACGATTCCCCCTGGATCCGCCTGCGGGAGGACCGGGCCGAGCACCGCGCCGGGGGCCGCTGCCTCTACGCCGTGTGCGGCTTCCGGCGCACCGCCTGCGGGGTGCTGGCCCTGGACGCCCAGGACCGCGTGGTCCTGGTGGGCCAGTGGCGGTATCCCCTGGAGGCCTACACCTGGGAGCTGCCCGAAGGGGGCGGGGAGGCCCACGAGAGCCCCTTCGAGAGCATCCGGCGGGAACTGGCCGAGGAGGCCGGCCTGGTGGCGGCCACCTGGGAGCCCCTGGCCTTCTTCCACACCAGCAACTCCAGCACCGACGAGGAGACCTTCCTGTTCCTGGCCTCGGACCTGGGCCCCTCCGACGGCCGGCACGGGCCCGAGGACACCGAGGAGCTCACCTGCCGCCGCGAACCCTTCGAGCAGTGCGTGGCCCGGGTCCTTTCCGGCGAGATCACCGACAGCCTCACGGTGGTGGCGCTGCTGGCCCTGAAGGCCCGCCGGGACGGCGCCGCGGGGGTCCTGGATCCGGTCCTGGCCGAGCGCTTCTTCCAGCGCCCCGATCGCCACCCCAGCGCGGGACGGGCCCGTTGGGATAACCTGGAACCATCATGA
- the rpsO gene encoding 30S ribosomal protein S15, giving the protein MALNVEQKKIIIEDYKQHDTDTGSPEVQVAILTKRINDLTEHFKVHAKDYHSRRGLMVMVGQRRRLLDYLRRKDKARYSSLIERLGLRR; this is encoded by the coding sequence ATGGCCCTGAACGTAGAGCAGAAGAAGATCATCATCGAGGACTACAAGCAGCACGACACCGACACCGGCTCGCCCGAGGTGCAGGTGGCGATCCTCACCAAGCGCATCAACGACCTGACCGAGCACTTCAAGGTGCACGCCAAGGACTACCACAGCCGCCGCGGCCTCATGGTCATGGTCGGCCAGCGCCGCCGGCTGCTGGACTACCTCCGCCGCAAGGACAAGGCCCGCTACAGCTCGCTCATCGAGCGCCTGGGCCTGCGCCGCTAG
- a CDS encoding type II secretion system protein, which produces MTLRQRGFTLLEMLVTATVLVILASAVVPMARNGVRRQRELELRRDLREMRLAIDAYKAAADANKIKSPPPENNGYPETLESLVEGVPVTGKTGKTRFLRRIPVDPFTNKAEWGMRSIADDPTSSSWGGGNVFDVYSLATGTGSNGVPYRQW; this is translated from the coding sequence ATGACCCTGCGCCAGCGCGGGTTCACGCTCCTGGAGATGCTGGTGACCGCCACGGTCCTGGTGATCCTCGCCTCGGCGGTGGTCCCCATGGCCCGCAACGGCGTGCGCCGGCAGCGGGAGCTGGAGCTGAGGCGGGACCTGCGCGAGATGCGGCTGGCCATCGACGCCTACAAGGCCGCCGCCGACGCGAACAAGATCAAGTCCCCGCCCCCCGAGAACAACGGCTACCCCGAGACGCTGGAGAGCCTGGTGGAAGGCGTCCCCGTCACCGGCAAGACCGGCAAGACCCGCTTCCTGCGCCGCATCCCCGTGGACCCCTTCACCAACAAGGCGGAATGGGGCATGCGGTCCATCGCCGACGATCCCACCAGCTCCAGCTGGGGCGGCGGCAACGTGTTCGACGTGTACAGCCTGGCCACCGGAACCGGGTCCAACGGGGTCCCGTACCGCCAATGGTGA